From the Candidatus Palauibacter polyketidifaciens genome, one window contains:
- a CDS encoding serine hydrolase gives MHTRFRRRRPRSSHFTLCTGLLALLSTAEIAAQNTELEVGRRLPGTLAAGDTARYTIETGENDFVLGEVNQISVDVTARVLDPEGTQVGRFGGLGRGVERFGGRTAGAGVHTLELFVAGDDADAGGRYEVTLLRHEPVATDPEELADQIMSRFDGPHSPGGAVRAWRDGRTIFSKTYGMANLAYGLPFEEDTRTNIGSTSKQFTAFAIVLQAERGLLSLEDDIRKHIPELPEFEHTIQVKHLVTHTSGLREFLNLLRMTGRRLDHGDWIDRSELVDIVQRQPALQNEPGAEWNYNNTAFGLAAVIVERTSGQDFHVFMQENVFGPLGMTGTMVRPSTRHIVPNMSEGYTPGPDGYRQIGDLGGAVGAGAIYSTIGDLQTWAENYANPRVGTRESIDEMMTSFVLNDGEETGYGYGLSVDEQRGLKRVSHGGADVAHRSMFVYFPEINAGLTTQSNHAQFNSGVAYELAAAFFGDAMEEEEDAGDFDPEDFDPEAFDEFAGRYALDAAPNFILTFTREDDTFYTQATGQQRLEIVPTSDSTFRLLAVEASVTFLRDPEGDVEGLTLHQNGDNHATRLEDDEAEAWEPTAEDLTDFAGRFFSEELETFYAFTVEDGSLVLHQRRLDRAELEPGEEDQFSGGGLSFAFERDRNGQVIGFYISNVRTRDVRFGRVP, from the coding sequence ATGCACACGCGTTTCCGTCGCCGCCGCCCACGCTCGTCCCATTTCACGCTCTGCACCGGGCTTCTCGCTCTGCTCTCGACCGCGGAGATCGCGGCGCAGAACACGGAGCTCGAGGTCGGCCGGCGGTTGCCGGGCACGCTCGCCGCGGGCGACACGGCCCGCTACACGATCGAGACGGGCGAGAACGACTTCGTCCTCGGCGAGGTGAACCAGATTTCCGTCGACGTCACCGCGCGCGTCCTCGACCCGGAAGGGACGCAGGTCGGCCGCTTCGGCGGGCTGGGGCGCGGCGTCGAGCGCTTCGGCGGGCGGACGGCTGGCGCGGGCGTCCACACGCTGGAGCTGTTCGTCGCGGGAGACGATGCCGACGCCGGCGGGCGCTACGAGGTCACGCTGCTGCGGCACGAACCCGTTGCGACGGATCCGGAGGAGCTGGCCGACCAGATCATGTCTCGCTTCGACGGTCCGCACTCCCCCGGCGGCGCGGTCCGCGCGTGGCGCGACGGCCGCACGATCTTCTCGAAGACCTACGGGATGGCGAACCTCGCCTACGGTCTCCCCTTCGAGGAGGACACGAGGACGAACATCGGTTCGACCTCGAAGCAGTTCACCGCCTTCGCGATCGTGCTGCAGGCGGAGCGCGGCCTCCTCTCCCTCGAGGACGACATCCGCAAGCACATCCCCGAACTTCCGGAGTTCGAGCACACGATCCAGGTGAAGCACCTGGTCACCCACACGTCGGGACTGCGCGAATTCCTGAACCTGCTGCGGATGACGGGCCGGCGCCTCGACCACGGGGACTGGATCGACCGCTCGGAGCTCGTCGACATCGTGCAGCGGCAGCCGGCGCTCCAGAACGAGCCCGGCGCCGAGTGGAACTACAACAACACGGCGTTCGGCCTCGCGGCCGTGATCGTAGAGCGCACCTCCGGGCAGGATTTCCACGTCTTCATGCAGGAGAACGTGTTCGGGCCGCTGGGGATGACCGGGACCATGGTGCGGCCCTCCACGCGGCACATCGTCCCGAACATGTCCGAAGGCTACACCCCGGGCCCGGACGGCTACCGCCAGATCGGCGACCTCGGCGGCGCGGTCGGCGCGGGGGCCATCTACAGCACGATCGGCGATCTGCAGACGTGGGCCGAGAACTACGCGAACCCGCGCGTCGGCACGCGGGAGAGCATCGACGAGATGATGACGTCGTTCGTCCTCAACGACGGAGAAGAGACCGGGTATGGGTACGGGCTCTCCGTTGACGAGCAGCGCGGGCTGAAGCGGGTGAGCCACGGGGGCGCGGACGTCGCGCACCGCTCGATGTTCGTCTACTTCCCCGAGATCAACGCGGGCCTCACGACCCAGAGCAACCACGCGCAGTTCAACAGCGGCGTCGCCTACGAACTCGCCGCGGCGTTCTTCGGGGACGCGATGGAGGAGGAGGAAGACGCCGGCGACTTCGATCCTGAAGACTTCGACCCGGAGGCCTTCGACGAATTCGCCGGCCGCTACGCGCTCGACGCGGCGCCGAACTTCATCCTCACTTTCACGCGCGAGGACGACACCTTCTACACGCAGGCGACGGGACAGCAGCGGCTCGAGATCGTCCCCACCTCCGACTCGACCTTCCGCCTGCTCGCCGTCGAGGCTTCCGTCACCTTCCTGCGGGATCCGGAGGGCGACGTCGAGGGGCTCACGCTGCACCAGAACGGAGACAACCACGCCACCCGCCTCGAGGATGATGAGGCCGAGGCCTGGGAGCCGACGGCGGAGGATCTCACCGACTTCGCCGGTCGATTCTTCAGCGAGGAGCTGGAGACGTTCTACGCCTTCACCGTGGAAGACGGATCTCTCGTCCTGCACCAGCGCAGGCTCGACCGGGCGGAACTCGAACCCGGCGAGGAAGATCAGTTCTCGGGAGGCGGCCTGTCGTTCGCCTTCGAGCGGGATCGCAACGGCCAGGTGATCGGCTTCTACATCTCCAACGTCCGCACGCGCGACGTCCGTTTCGGCCGGGTGCCCTGA